One window of Botrimarina mediterranea genomic DNA carries:
- a CDS encoding RluA family pseudouridine synthase — MLSILYHDGPVLVLNKPPGLLTQAPVGIDSLEIWVRNFYREREQIEGNFYVGIIHRLDRPVTGAIAFGRNLRATQRLAKQFQERTVGKTYWAVVEGNVIDDEGTWRDHLHKRHGMAQAIVVPEDDPRGKHAVLHYRVRGRVSGGRGDKTWLEITLETGRTHQIRVQAASRGHAVLGDAQYGATAPFGIQHEDERDRQIALHARSLSFRHPMREESVEVTAPLNEAWQAPELLDLAIDA, encoded by the coding sequence ATGCTTTCCATCCTCTACCACGACGGCCCCGTCCTCGTCCTCAACAAGCCGCCGGGCCTGCTCACCCAGGCGCCCGTGGGGATCGACTCGCTTGAGATTTGGGTCCGCAACTTCTACCGCGAGCGCGAGCAGATCGAGGGCAACTTTTATGTCGGCATCATCCATCGGCTCGACCGCCCCGTGACGGGCGCCATCGCCTTCGGTCGCAACCTCCGCGCGACGCAGCGCCTCGCCAAGCAGTTCCAAGAGCGTACCGTTGGCAAGACGTACTGGGCCGTCGTTGAAGGCAACGTCATCGACGACGAAGGCACCTGGCGCGATCATCTGCACAAGCGTCACGGCATGGCCCAGGCGATCGTCGTCCCCGAAGACGACCCCCGCGGCAAGCACGCCGTGCTGCACTATCGAGTGAGAGGGCGCGTCAGCGGCGGCCGTGGTGATAAGACGTGGCTAGAGATCACGCTCGAAACAGGCCGCACCCACCAGATCCGTGTCCAAGCCGCCAGCCGCGGCCACGCCGTCCTCGGCGATGCGCAATACGGCGCCACGGCTCCCTTCGGTATTCAACACGAAGACGAACGCGACCGCCAAATCGCCCTCCACGCCCGCAGCCTCTCGTTCCGCCACCCGATGCGCGAAGAGTCGGTAGAAGTCACCGCGCCGCTCAACGAAGCGTGGCAAGCGCCGGAGCTGCTGGACCTCGCCATCGACGCATAA
- a CDS encoding SDR family NAD(P)-dependent oxidoreductase yields MSKLQGQRAIVTGASGGVGRALAVRLAKAGVSSVLVARREEPLFESVRLVEAAGGRAIPIVGDVTSVETRARALDAARDQLGGLDIVINNAGVGAHGRFHESNPESLRAIFELNVFAAADLTREAIPLLRQSPAACVANVGSVLAWRGVPQTAEYCASKFALRGLSESIRPELRKLGVHVLHASPSTIATDFRDNLVERRNELAWSGRRGVAPEKVADRIVQGIERRQNEVAILWEDWWIVRGARFVPWLFDWALRRHG; encoded by the coding sequence TTGAGTAAGCTCCAAGGCCAGCGCGCCATCGTCACCGGCGCCTCGGGCGGCGTCGGCCGCGCGCTCGCGGTGCGGCTCGCCAAGGCCGGCGTGAGCAGCGTACTCGTCGCGCGCCGCGAAGAACCGCTCTTTGAATCGGTCCGCCTCGTCGAAGCGGCCGGTGGTCGGGCGATCCCTATCGTCGGCGACGTCACGTCGGTCGAGACGCGCGCCCGCGCCCTCGACGCCGCGCGCGACCAGCTCGGTGGCCTCGACATCGTCATCAACAACGCCGGCGTCGGCGCGCACGGGCGCTTCCACGAGTCGAACCCCGAGAGCCTGCGGGCGATCTTCGAGCTCAACGTCTTCGCCGCCGCCGACCTGACGCGCGAAGCGATCCCGCTTCTTCGACAAAGCCCGGCGGCGTGCGTCGCCAACGTCGGCTCGGTCCTCGCCTGGCGCGGCGTGCCGCAAACGGCCGAGTACTGCGCGAGCAAGTTCGCCCTCCGCGGCCTCAGCGAGTCGATCCGCCCCGAGCTACGCAAGCTCGGCGTCCACGTCCTCCACGCGTCGCCCTCCACGATCGCCACCGACTTCCGCGACAACCTCGTCGAACGCCGCAATGAACTCGCCTGGAGCGGCCGCCGCGGCGTCGCGCCTGAAAAAGTCGCCGACCGCATCGTCCAAGGCATCGAGCGCCGCCAGAACGAAGTCGCAATCCTCTGGGAAGACTGGTGGATCGTGAGAGGCGCGAGGTTCGTGCCGTGGCTGTTTGATTGGGCGCTGAGACGCCACGGCTGA